The bacterium genomic interval GATGAAAGGGGAGATGGGGCTGCTTTTTTTGTCCAAATCGATAACGATTTTGCTCAATGATCTTTCTATCCTATTTCAGGTTTCCAGTGCGACCAGTCTCCTGCGTAAATAACCTCTTCTTCAAGTTCAACCTTAAAGCGTTCTTGAACGCGTTGTTTGACGAGAAAAGCCAAATTGCGCATATCTCCGGCAGTGGCATGAGAAACGTTAATGAGGAAATTCGCATGCTTAGGTGAGACTTCAGCCCCGCCGATCTGAGCGCCTTTTAATCCACAAGTAGAAATAAGATAACCTGCCGGAACAACTCCCGCGTCTTTCATTGCTTGTGGTAAATCGGGCAGGTTTTGTGCGAGTTCGTTATTAGACACATTTTTGAAATAGCTCCCTGCGCTGCATTCGACGGGTTGCTTTAATGTGCGCTGTTCCTGAAAGCTTCGCGCTTTAGCGAATATTTCTTGCCTGTCGCCTGACTGGAGCTTAAGCCTAGCTGCCAATAAAACCGTGGGCGGTGCGCCCGGGCGTCTTAAACGACTGTCTCGATAAGAAAAATCCATCCAATCTGGGCTGACCGTCATGCGTTGGCCTTCCGTTACCAGGTCGATATCGATTAATAAGTCAGCGATGTTGCTGCGATAAGCGCCTGCATTAGAAACGAGCGCTCCACCGAGGGTGCCGGGAATTCCAACAGCAAATTCAAGCCCTGATAAACCTTGCTGAGCGGTTTTCAAGAAGAGGTCTTGGAAGCAGATGCCAGCTTCCGCGTAAGTGATTTCGCCGGGTTCACAACTTTTGCAGTTATTTAAAATCACTAAGCCGCGAATCCCCAAGTCACTTACCACCATGTTGCTTCCGAACCCCAACATAAACATGGGGACATTGAATTGATGGGCAAGTGAAGCGATTTGGGCGAGGCCTTCGATTGCGGTGGCATTATAAAAAAGATCTGCCGGTCCGCCTACGCGCAAGGTGGTATGGAGACGCAAAAGTACGTTTTGTTCAATGTGATGCGGGCGAGGTAGAGCATCCAGGAGTTGCTGATATCGATTTTCGATTGGGGTTTCTTCCTCCATCGCAATCTCAAATAGAAAGCCCCATTGCTAAAAAGCCTTCGCGCCAAAATACGGCTACGAAGGCAAAGAGAGGCCTTCGTAACCGATTAAGCGCGTGTGACTTTGCCTGCCTTGAGGCAGCGTGTGCAAACTTTTAATTTAACTGTGGAGCTAGGTCCAGCCTGAGCGCGAACGGGCTGAAGATTGGGCAAGAATCGCCGTTTTGTTCTCTGGGCGCGCAGTTTCCACTGGCCCGAGTGACGGTGCCTAATATTCTGTCCGAACATTGCGCCTTTTCCGCAGATCTCGCAGACTTTCATGATATGTCAATTCCTTCCGTTCTTTACTTAATGCTTACCTGAAAATCGTAGGTCTTGAAGTATACCACATCCAACAAACGAAGTATCTCAACCCCAATTACACAATTATTTCATCCGAAAGAAGGGGATATGGGATTGATGTCGAATAGGGGATTAATGGAGGCTTATTATGGTTAGTGATGCGCCGTATGTGATGCTAATTGTCCAAGATATGGGGCAGTCCCTCTGTTTTTATAGGGATCGACTGGGGTTGACTGCTTGTGGCCAGGATGAATGGGGAGGTCATCAGATAGCTCGGTTAATGTTGGGTGATTTTAGTCTTGTCCTCTTTCAACAACCTCCTGATGAGCAGGAATCCGATCAATTGTCGTCTGAGTGTAAGCGGGG includes:
- the murB gene encoding UDP-N-acetylmuramate dehydrogenase encodes the protein MEEETPIENRYQQLLDALPRPHHIEQNVLLRLHTTLRVGGPADLFYNATAIEGLAQIASLAHQFNVPMFMLGFGSNMVVSDLGIRGLVILNNCKSCEPGEITYAEAGICFQDLFLKTAQQGLSGLEFAVGIPGTLGGALVSNAGAYRSNIADLLIDIDLVTEGQRMTVSPDWMDFSYRDSRLRRPGAPPTVLLAARLKLQSGDRQEIFAKARSFQEQRTLKQPVECSAGSYFKNVSNNELAQNLPDLPQAMKDAGVVPAGYLISTCGLKGAQIGGAEVSPKHANFLINVSHATAGDMRNLAFLVKQRVQERFKVELEEEVIYAGDWSHWKPEIG
- the rpmB gene encoding 50S ribosomal protein L28 yields the protein MMKVCEICGKGAMFGQNIRHRHSGQWKLRAQRTKRRFLPNLQPVRAQAGPSSTVKLKVCTRCLKAGKVTRA
- a CDS encoding VOC family protein, with protein sequence MVSDAPYVMLIVQDMGQSLCFYRDRLGLTACGQDEWGGHQIARLMLGDFSLVLFQQPPDEQESDQLSSECKRGDGVILSFPVASIDELLPILEADGRTILREVMEAPWGEKTLILTDPDGYAVLLSEEMGIQI